The Euphorbia lathyris chromosome 2, ddEupLath1.1, whole genome shotgun sequence genome includes a window with the following:
- the LOC136219769 gene encoding ARM REPEAT PROTEIN INTERACTING WITH ABF2 isoform X3, whose product MEPQRHQDQGLPERKGRKRKLEEEIEDEQREISPPVSFGDARQALLSEVSSQVNILNSTFSWNETDRAAAKRATHVLAEFAKNEELVNVIVEGGAVPALVKHLQAPPLREDERNPKPFEHEVEKGSAFALGLLAVKPEHQQLIVDTGALSHLVELLKRHKDGSISRAVNSVIRRAADAITNLAHENSSIKTRVRMEGGIPPLVELLEFIDTKVQRAAAGALRTLAFKNDENKKQIVEYNALPTLILMLRSEDAAIHYEAVGVIGNLVHSSPNIKKEVLAAGALQPVIGLLSSCCAESQREAALLLGQFAATDSDCKVHIVQRGAVQPLIEMLQSPDVQLREMSAFALGRLAQDSHNQAGIAHNGGLVPLLKLLDSKNGSLQHNAAFALYGLAENEDNVSDFIRVGGVQKLQDGEFIVQATKDCVSKTLKRLEEKIHGRVLSHLLYLMRVADKAGQRRVALALAHLCSPDDQRTIFVENNGLELLLGLLGSTSPKQQLDGAVALYKLANKAMALSPVDAAPPSPTPQVYLGEQYVNSATLSDVTFLVEDRRFYAHRICLLASSDAFRAMFDGGYREKDARDIEIPNIRWEVFELMMRFIYTGSVDVSLDIAQDLLRAADQYLLEGLKRLCEYTIARDISLENVASMYELSEAFNAISLRHTCILFILEQFDKLNAKPRHSHLIQRIVPEIRNYFAKALAKSNPHNLRL is encoded by the exons ATGGAGCCACAGAGACACCAAGATCAAGGTCTCCCTGAGAGGAAAGGGCGGAAACGGAAACTTGAGGAAGAGATCGAAGACGAGCAACGAGAGATCTCGCCGCCGGTCTCCTTCGGCGATGCGCGGCAAGCGTTGTTATCCGAGGTGTCTTCACAAGTTAATATTCTTAACTCGACCTTTTCTTGGAACGAGACTGATCGAGCTGCTGCTAAACGCGCCACTCACGTTCTCGCAGAATTCGCTAAAAACG aggaATTAGTAAACGTAATTGTTGAAGGAGGTGCTGTTCCGGCGCTGGTTAAGCATCTTCAAGCGCCGCCGTTGAGGGAAGACGAGCGTAATCCCAAGCCGTTTGAGCACGAGGTTGAGAAGGGGAGTGCTTTCGCGCTAGGACTACTTGCTGTGAAG CCAGAGCATCAGCAACTCATAGTTGACACTGGGGCATTGTCACATCTTGTGGAGTTGTTGAAGAGGCACAAGGATGGCTCTATTTCTCGGGCAGTGAATAGTGTAATTAGAAGGGCAGCTGATGCTATCACCAATCTAGCCCATGAAAACAGTAGCATTAAGACTCGTGTTAG GATGGAAGGTGGAATTCCCCCTCTTGTTGAACTGCTTGAATTCATTGATACAAAGGTGCAAAGAGCAGCTGCTGGGGCCCTAAGGACCCTGGCTTTTAAGAATGATGAAAATAAGAAACAG ATTGTTGAGTACAATGCTCTTCCTACCCTCATTTTAATGCTACGATCAGAGGACGCTGCTATACACTATGAAGCG GTTGGTGTAATTGGGAATCTAGTGCATTCATCTCCGAACATCAAGAAAGAAGTCCTTGCTGCTGGTGCTCTGCAACCTGTCATTGGTTTACttag CTCCTGCTGCGCTGAGAGCCAGAGAGAGGCTGCTTTATTACTAGGACAATTTGCTGCAACAGATTCTGATTGCAAG GTTCACATTGTTCAAAGGGGTGCAGTTCAACCTTTAATAGAGATGCTTCAGTCTCCTGATGTACAACTGAGGGAAATGTCAGCATTTGCACTGGGGAGGTTGGCACAG GACTCACATAACCAAGCAGGTATAGCACACAATGGTGGTTTAGTGCCATTACTGAAGCTGCTGGATTCAAAAAATGGATCTCTTCAACATAATGCTGCATTTGCTCTGTATGGTCTTGCAGAGAATGAG GATAATGTGTCCGATTTTATTAGGGTGGGAGGTGTCCAGAAACTGCAGGATGGAGAGTTCATTGTTCAA GCGACAAAAGATTGTGTATCTAAGACTTTAAAGAGACTAGAGGAAAAGATTCATGGAAGA GTTTTGAGCCATTTGTTATATCTCATGCGTGTAGCGGACAAGGCTGGCCAACGACGCGTTGCTCTAGCTCTTGCACATCTTTGTTCTCCAGATGATCAAAGAACGATATTTGTTGAAAACAATG GATTAGAGTTACTCCTTGGCCTTCTTGGTTCTACAAGCCCAAAACAACAACTTGATGGAGCTGTTGCTCTCTATAAGTTGGCAAACAAGGCAATGGCTCTTTCTCCTGTGGATGCAGCACCCCCTTCTCCAACACCACAG GTATATTTGGGAGAGCAGTATGTGAACAGTGCTACATTGTCTGATGTTACCTTTCTAGTTGAAG ACAGACGGTTCTATGCCCATAGAATTTGCTTACTTGCTTCCTCGGATGCATTTCGTGCAATGTTTGATGGAGGGTACCGG GAAAAAGATGCTAGGGACATCGAAATTCCAAATATTAGATGGGAGGTTTTTGAGTTGATGATGAG ATTCATATACACGGGATCAGTAGATGTTTCATTGGATATTGCACAAGATCTTCTGAGGGCTGCAGATCAGTATCTCTTGGAGGGCCTTAAGCGACTTTGTGAGTATACGATAGCACGG GATATATCACTGGAGAATGTTGCAAGCATGTACGAACTCTCAGAAGCTTTTAATGCTATTTCATTGAGGCATACATGCATTTTGTTTATCTTGGAGCAGTTTGATAAATTGAATGCTAAACCCAG GCACTCTCACTTAATCCAGCGTATAGTACCAGAGATTCGCAATTATTTTGCTAAAGCACTGGCCAAATCTAACCCACATAATTTGCGGCTATAG
- the LOC136219769 gene encoding ARM REPEAT PROTEIN INTERACTING WITH ABF2 isoform X1 — protein sequence MEPQRHQDQGLPERKGRKRKLEEEIEDEQREISPPVSFGDARQALLSEVSSQVNILNSTFSWNETDRAAAKRATHVLAEFAKNGGAVPALVKHLQAPPLREDERNPKPFEHEVEKGSAFALGLLAVKPEHQQLIVDTGALSHLVELLKRHKDGSISRAVNSVIRRAADAITNLAHENSSIKTRVRMEGGIPPLVELLEFIDTKVQRAAAGALRTLAFKNDENKKQIVEYNALPTLILMLRSEDAAIHYEAVGVIGNLVHSSPNIKKEVLAAGALQPVIGLLSSCCAESQREAALLLGQFAATDSDCKVHIVQRGAVQPLIEMLQSPDVQLREMSAFALGRLAQDSHNQAGIAHNGGLVPLLKLLDSKNGSLQHNAAFALYGLAENEDNVSDFIRVGGVQKLQDGEFIVQATKDCVSKTLKRLEEKIHGRVLSHLLYLMRVADKAGQRRVALALAHLCSPDDQRTIFVENNGLELLLGLLGSTSPKQQLDGAVALYKLANKAMALSPVDAAPPSPTPQVYLGEQYVNSATLSDVTFLVEDRRFYAHRICLLASSDAFRAMFDGGYREKDARDIEIPNIRWEVFELMMRFIYTGSVDVSLDIAQDLLRAADQYLLEGLKRLCEYTIARDISLENVASMYELSEAFNAISLRHTCILFILEQFDKLNAKPRHSHLIQRIVPEIRNYFAKALAKSNPHNLRL from the exons ATGGAGCCACAGAGACACCAAGATCAAGGTCTCCCTGAGAGGAAAGGGCGGAAACGGAAACTTGAGGAAGAGATCGAAGACGAGCAACGAGAGATCTCGCCGCCGGTCTCCTTCGGCGATGCGCGGCAAGCGTTGTTATCCGAGGTGTCTTCACAAGTTAATATTCTTAACTCGACCTTTTCTTGGAACGAGACTGATCGAGCTGCTGCTAAACGCGCCACTCACGTTCTCGCAGAATTCGCTAAAAACG GAGGTGCTGTTCCGGCGCTGGTTAAGCATCTTCAAGCGCCGCCGTTGAGGGAAGACGAGCGTAATCCCAAGCCGTTTGAGCACGAGGTTGAGAAGGGGAGTGCTTTCGCGCTAGGACTACTTGCTGTGAAG CCAGAGCATCAGCAACTCATAGTTGACACTGGGGCATTGTCACATCTTGTGGAGTTGTTGAAGAGGCACAAGGATGGCTCTATTTCTCGGGCAGTGAATAGTGTAATTAGAAGGGCAGCTGATGCTATCACCAATCTAGCCCATGAAAACAGTAGCATTAAGACTCGTGTTAG GATGGAAGGTGGAATTCCCCCTCTTGTTGAACTGCTTGAATTCATTGATACAAAGGTGCAAAGAGCAGCTGCTGGGGCCCTAAGGACCCTGGCTTTTAAGAATGATGAAAATAAGAAACAG ATTGTTGAGTACAATGCTCTTCCTACCCTCATTTTAATGCTACGATCAGAGGACGCTGCTATACACTATGAAGCG GTTGGTGTAATTGGGAATCTAGTGCATTCATCTCCGAACATCAAGAAAGAAGTCCTTGCTGCTGGTGCTCTGCAACCTGTCATTGGTTTACttag CTCCTGCTGCGCTGAGAGCCAGAGAGAGGCTGCTTTATTACTAGGACAATTTGCTGCAACAGATTCTGATTGCAAG GTTCACATTGTTCAAAGGGGTGCAGTTCAACCTTTAATAGAGATGCTTCAGTCTCCTGATGTACAACTGAGGGAAATGTCAGCATTTGCACTGGGGAGGTTGGCACAG GACTCACATAACCAAGCAGGTATAGCACACAATGGTGGTTTAGTGCCATTACTGAAGCTGCTGGATTCAAAAAATGGATCTCTTCAACATAATGCTGCATTTGCTCTGTATGGTCTTGCAGAGAATGAG GATAATGTGTCCGATTTTATTAGGGTGGGAGGTGTCCAGAAACTGCAGGATGGAGAGTTCATTGTTCAA GCGACAAAAGATTGTGTATCTAAGACTTTAAAGAGACTAGAGGAAAAGATTCATGGAAGA GTTTTGAGCCATTTGTTATATCTCATGCGTGTAGCGGACAAGGCTGGCCAACGACGCGTTGCTCTAGCTCTTGCACATCTTTGTTCTCCAGATGATCAAAGAACGATATTTGTTGAAAACAATG GATTAGAGTTACTCCTTGGCCTTCTTGGTTCTACAAGCCCAAAACAACAACTTGATGGAGCTGTTGCTCTCTATAAGTTGGCAAACAAGGCAATGGCTCTTTCTCCTGTGGATGCAGCACCCCCTTCTCCAACACCACAG GTATATTTGGGAGAGCAGTATGTGAACAGTGCTACATTGTCTGATGTTACCTTTCTAGTTGAAG ACAGACGGTTCTATGCCCATAGAATTTGCTTACTTGCTTCCTCGGATGCATTTCGTGCAATGTTTGATGGAGGGTACCGG GAAAAAGATGCTAGGGACATCGAAATTCCAAATATTAGATGGGAGGTTTTTGAGTTGATGATGAG ATTCATATACACGGGATCAGTAGATGTTTCATTGGATATTGCACAAGATCTTCTGAGGGCTGCAGATCAGTATCTCTTGGAGGGCCTTAAGCGACTTTGTGAGTATACGATAGCACGG GATATATCACTGGAGAATGTTGCAAGCATGTACGAACTCTCAGAAGCTTTTAATGCTATTTCATTGAGGCATACATGCATTTTGTTTATCTTGGAGCAGTTTGATAAATTGAATGCTAAACCCAG GCACTCTCACTTAATCCAGCGTATAGTACCAGAGATTCGCAATTATTTTGCTAAAGCACTGGCCAAATCTAACCCACATAATTTGCGGCTATAG
- the LOC136219769 gene encoding ARM REPEAT PROTEIN INTERACTING WITH ABF2 isoform X2: MEPQRHQDQGLPERKGRKRKLEEEIEDEQREISPPVSFGDARQALLSEVSSQVNILNSTFSWNETDRAAAKRATHVLAEFAKNEELVNVIVEGGAVPALVKHLQAPPLREDERNPKPFEHEVEKGSAFALGLLAVKPEHQQLIVDTGALSHLVELLKRHKDGSISRAVNSVIRRAADAITNLAHENSSIKTRVRMEGGIPPLVELLEFIDTKVQRAAAGALRTLAFKNDENKKQIVEYNALPTLILMLRSEDAAIHYEAVGVIGNLVHSSPNIKKEVLAAGALQPVIGLLSSCCAESQREAALLLGQFAATDSDCKVHIVQRGAVQPLIEMLQSPDVQLREMSAFALGRLAQDSHNQAGIAHNGGLVPLLKLLDSKNGSLQHNAAFALYGLAENEDNVSDFIRVGGVQKLQDGEFIVQATKDCVSKTLKRLEEKIHGRVLSHLLYLMRVADKAGQRRVALALAHLCSPDDQRTIFVENNGLELLLGLLGSTSPKQQLDGAVALYKLANKAMALSPVDAAPPSPTPQVYLGEQYVNSATLSDVTFLVEDRRFYAHRICLLASSDAFRAMFDGGYREKDARDIEIPNIRWEVFELMMRFIYTGSVDVSLDIAQDLLRAADQYLLEGLKRL; the protein is encoded by the exons ATGGAGCCACAGAGACACCAAGATCAAGGTCTCCCTGAGAGGAAAGGGCGGAAACGGAAACTTGAGGAAGAGATCGAAGACGAGCAACGAGAGATCTCGCCGCCGGTCTCCTTCGGCGATGCGCGGCAAGCGTTGTTATCCGAGGTGTCTTCACAAGTTAATATTCTTAACTCGACCTTTTCTTGGAACGAGACTGATCGAGCTGCTGCTAAACGCGCCACTCACGTTCTCGCAGAATTCGCTAAAAACG aggaATTAGTAAACGTAATTGTTGAAGGAGGTGCTGTTCCGGCGCTGGTTAAGCATCTTCAAGCGCCGCCGTTGAGGGAAGACGAGCGTAATCCCAAGCCGTTTGAGCACGAGGTTGAGAAGGGGAGTGCTTTCGCGCTAGGACTACTTGCTGTGAAG CCAGAGCATCAGCAACTCATAGTTGACACTGGGGCATTGTCACATCTTGTGGAGTTGTTGAAGAGGCACAAGGATGGCTCTATTTCTCGGGCAGTGAATAGTGTAATTAGAAGGGCAGCTGATGCTATCACCAATCTAGCCCATGAAAACAGTAGCATTAAGACTCGTGTTAG GATGGAAGGTGGAATTCCCCCTCTTGTTGAACTGCTTGAATTCATTGATACAAAGGTGCAAAGAGCAGCTGCTGGGGCCCTAAGGACCCTGGCTTTTAAGAATGATGAAAATAAGAAACAG ATTGTTGAGTACAATGCTCTTCCTACCCTCATTTTAATGCTACGATCAGAGGACGCTGCTATACACTATGAAGCG GTTGGTGTAATTGGGAATCTAGTGCATTCATCTCCGAACATCAAGAAAGAAGTCCTTGCTGCTGGTGCTCTGCAACCTGTCATTGGTTTACttag CTCCTGCTGCGCTGAGAGCCAGAGAGAGGCTGCTTTATTACTAGGACAATTTGCTGCAACAGATTCTGATTGCAAG GTTCACATTGTTCAAAGGGGTGCAGTTCAACCTTTAATAGAGATGCTTCAGTCTCCTGATGTACAACTGAGGGAAATGTCAGCATTTGCACTGGGGAGGTTGGCACAG GACTCACATAACCAAGCAGGTATAGCACACAATGGTGGTTTAGTGCCATTACTGAAGCTGCTGGATTCAAAAAATGGATCTCTTCAACATAATGCTGCATTTGCTCTGTATGGTCTTGCAGAGAATGAG GATAATGTGTCCGATTTTATTAGGGTGGGAGGTGTCCAGAAACTGCAGGATGGAGAGTTCATTGTTCAA GCGACAAAAGATTGTGTATCTAAGACTTTAAAGAGACTAGAGGAAAAGATTCATGGAAGA GTTTTGAGCCATTTGTTATATCTCATGCGTGTAGCGGACAAGGCTGGCCAACGACGCGTTGCTCTAGCTCTTGCACATCTTTGTTCTCCAGATGATCAAAGAACGATATTTGTTGAAAACAATG GATTAGAGTTACTCCTTGGCCTTCTTGGTTCTACAAGCCCAAAACAACAACTTGATGGAGCTGTTGCTCTCTATAAGTTGGCAAACAAGGCAATGGCTCTTTCTCCTGTGGATGCAGCACCCCCTTCTCCAACACCACAG GTATATTTGGGAGAGCAGTATGTGAACAGTGCTACATTGTCTGATGTTACCTTTCTAGTTGAAG ACAGACGGTTCTATGCCCATAGAATTTGCTTACTTGCTTCCTCGGATGCATTTCGTGCAATGTTTGATGGAGGGTACCGG GAAAAAGATGCTAGGGACATCGAAATTCCAAATATTAGATGGGAGGTTTTTGAGTTGATGATGAG ATTCATATACACGGGATCAGTAGATGTTTCATTGGATATTGCACAAGATCTTCTGAGGGCTGCAGATCAGTATCTCTTGGAGGGCCTTAAGCGACTTT GA